From the Lemur catta isolate mLemCat1 chromosome 1, mLemCat1.pri, whole genome shotgun sequence genome, the window ATGCAGCCCTAGGAAGGAAGCTCAGAGCTTTGAGGGGCCGGGGGAGGCTGGTGCCTCGTGCAAGCGGCTTAGGTTTCAggcccagctccccaccccactTCCTGCGGCCGTGGAAAGTCCTCAAAGCCTCTCCCACCAAGACTCCTGGCCTCTGTGTGATCCTGCCGTGACAGTCAGTATGTGTCCCAGGTCACCAGAGCCACCTCTGGTGGGGAGATAATCGCTAGAATCCTTGAGTAGGAAATCAGACCCAAGGAGGGCCCTCGCCACACTCccggctgcccccagcccctcgaCACCGCCCGGCTCCTTCTACCTGGATACACCCCTTGCCAGATATAGGCCTAAGCAAAGACTTTATAACTAAGACCCCATTggcaaatacagaaataaaataaataaataaataaataaacaaataaatgggacttaattaaattaaaaagcttctgcacagcagagaAACTAATCAACAGAGGAAACAGgaaacctacagaataggagaaaatattcacaaactatacatctgacaaaggaataatatccagaatctggaaagaactcaaatcatcaagaaaaaaaaaacaatcccgtcaaaaaaaatggacaaaatacataaacagaatcttttccaaaaaagtcaaatggccaacaaagttatgcaaaaatgtttaacatcactaatcataagggaaatacaaatgaaaaccacagagagacaccaccttacccctgttagaatggccatcattaaaaagtcaaaacacaacagatgctggtgtggatgcagagagaaaggaacacttatacactgctggtgggactgcaaactagtacaacctccgtggaaaacagtgtggagattcctcaaagagctaaaagtagactgACCATTCcatccaggaatcccacttctgagtatccacccaaaggcaaagaaataattttatccaaAAGATACCTGCACTGGAATATTTAtcgcaacacaattcacaattgcaaagatatggaatcaacctacatgcccatcaattcatgagtgggtaaagaaaatgtggtatgtatatacatatatatacacacacacatatacgtacatatatatacacacacacatgccatggagtactgctcagccataaaaaggaatgaaataatgtcatttacagCAATTTGGAAGCAATggggaccattatcctaagtgaagtatctcaggaatggaaaaataaccaccacatgttctcactaataagtgggagcttaACAATGGGTCTACATGGCACAAAAAAAacgtaaaggacattggaaactaagaaggggagaCGGTGGGAGGCGGGTGAGGAATAAACTTATCTGtcgggtataatgaacactatcctGGTGGCGCACACTGAAAGCCGTGACATTTGCATTATACAgagtatccatgtaacaaaaacacttgtacccccttcatattttgaaataataataaaaaattttctgtgaCATGATGTAGAATTTTAACACCCTTTGCTTTCAACaggctaacatttattatttttttgaagaacTCTGTATAAATGAGATCCATTTTACTACGAACTGGGATGCTTTCCCTTTCTATTTGACGGAGTAGTTTAACTATCATGGGCTCTGTCTGTCCTTTGAAAGCTTGAAAGGGGCCGgtccgatggtagtgggttatcagaacttattaacattagtgtcactaaagttggtattcaaccccccactgctaaatttgactgcctaacaaaaataaaaatacaaaaaagaaataagataaaaaatgaaagcttGAAAGTCTACAATAAAACCAGCCGGGCCTGTGCATGGGGTGGGCATGGAATTGAGGAGAGAGCTCAAACCAGGACGGCCCTCTGTATCCTTGGGTTCCATCCGTCTCcctggattcaaccaaccatgaatagaaaatatttgaaaaaaaaaaccaataaaaacgaatacaatttttttcactGAAGACAATTTATTAGAATCTGTTAGTGGCACacaaacaaatattaattaaactaGAACTATGTCTACATAGAAGTGGGCAATGATATGTGCCATTCTATGGGGAACTGTATGCACTTAATCATCATCATGTCTTAGCATTTTGATCTTCTGTTTATGTCGCTCAATTTCTTTCTGCAGACGCTCAACCTCCCTCTTATGATGATCAATCTGGTCTTCGTGGTGTTTTTTCAAGGCTGCCAGTTGTTCTCTAGTCTGCGCCCGGAAATATCGATCCTCTTCCGCCTGCTCTCTTTTTCCGAAGGCCCCACCAGCTTCCCGGATCGAGCCCGAGCCCGAGCTCCTGTCGACATGATCAGACTGATCCCAGCCGAAGCCTCGGGCTTGCACGGCCTTCACGCCGCACATGCCAAGCCGCGACCGCACCGCCAACACCGAGACTGCCGTAGTTGCTAGAGCTGCTTCTCCGGTCACCGCAGCCACAGCCTCTCTGAACGCGCTAATCACAATATTTAAAACTACGATAAAACAGCTattcacatagcatttacattgtattaggtattatattaataagtaatctagagatgctTTAAAGCATATGGGAAGATGTGCATAGGTTTTACGTAAATACTAAGTCATTTCATTCATGGACTTGAACATCTGTGGATTCTGGTATCTCGGGGTGCCGGAACCAATACCCTGAGGATACTAAGGGAGGGCTGTGCTCacttttttctttggttattaGTCTACTCCCtagtatgtttttgttgttttgtctttttgtttttacctcttCAAGTCAATGTCAGAAACTTCGTTTTCCTAGACCATCCATTTGCTCAAAGTCACCAGTAGGCAGACTACTGCAATTTAaagcaagtaatttttttttctatcagacTGGCAAAACTTAAGATAAGTATCTAATGTTGGTGAAGCtgtaggaaaaacttttcctGAGCATCTAAATTGTCACAGCCCGTTTTGAAAGGCACCTAGGAGgagtcatgaaaataaaatacccacgCGCTTGAAGGAGCCATCTGGGGGTACTGGTAATGTTGTATATCCTTAACTGGGCGCTGGGTATGTGGGGTGGACAGTTTACGAAAATTCATTaagttttataatatgtataattttctgCATGTATACtgtatttcaataaagtttttaaaaatatgtcctgCCACAGCCCACAGCTATTATTAACATAATGGTATTGCTTAAAGGTGGAAAACATGAAAATGACCTGAATACCCCGGCTCCTGGGATCCCGTCCCCTGAAGTTAGACAAACGGAATGACTTCCACGCCTCCTTTGTCACTACCTTGATTCTGGCGTCAGTTAAACCGTTTCCAGGGACGGGTTCTGGGAGACACACGCGGCGGCTCTGGCATTTCGCCCCCGACAGCTCCAGCCCGCAGCAACCGactcccaccctccccagggcaggcccCGCCCTCGCGGACGCGGTGAATCCGAGTCACGTGATCGCCGGATCAGCTGACCAGGCGCAACcggaaaaagaaattcttgcgTTCCGGCCTCTTGGCGCGATGGTGAGGCACTAGGGATGGTGCGAGGGAGGTGATGCTGGGGTGGGACGGGTGGGCGCCGGTGACTCTGGAAGCGAGGAGAGGGGGAGTCTGCAGGCCCCTCCGCAAACGCTGTGGGTGCGGTCGTGGGGGCCGAGGGTCTGGCAGAGAAAAGTCCGCCGCAGCCCTGCTTCTGCGCACTGCAAGGGGGACGGATCGGGCCAGCCGGCTTAGAGTCCAGGGTGCTTCCTTGGCAGACCAGGAACTGGGGCTTGTCGGGAGCGGGAGACCCTCCAGGCCTTGCCCAGCCTCCAGGGTGCCCACGTTCCCAGCCCTCTTGTGGTACTTGAACAAGAACTTGCTTAGAGTCAGGCTGCTTCTCCCACACTGTTAAGAAGCCTCGCTACTCTTTCCAGAGCCAGAAAGGAGTAGTTTTGGTGTTGGGATTTCCcgattcatccatccatccattcagtAGATACGTTGTTAGTGCCTAGTCTATACCATGCAGTGTGACTTCAGCTGCAGGAGGTGAAGTCAGAGGCTTGAATTGCCAGTCCTAGTTAAGACTCCAGAGGCAGAGACCGAACTGTACCTTATATATAGTGTTAGGAAGGCTTCCTGAGGGAGACATCAACttggggttggggagggcaggggaagctGCCTGGGTGCAGTACAGTTGGTGtaccaggggtggggaggcagggacgGGGAAGTGTGTCTTCAgacagggaacagcatgtgcaaaggcttcAGGTGAGAGTCAGCATGGCTGCCTAGGTATGAATGCATGTCAGCTAGCTGGAAGAGTGTAATCTGGAGATTATTGAAAGGTGAGGCTGGACAACTAAACAAAGACCAATctaggcctggcacggtggc encodes:
- the LOC123635142 gene encoding ATPase inhibitor, mitochondrial-like; the protein is QRRRGSHSVCLTSGDGIPGAGVFSAFREAVAAVTGEAALATTAVSVLAVRSRLGMCGVKAVQARGFGWDQSDHVDRSSGSGSIREAGGAFGKREQAEEDRYFRAQTREQLAALKKHHEDQIDHHKREVERLQKEIERHKQKIKMLRHDDD